Proteins encoded by one window of Halomonas chromatireducens:
- a CDS encoding TraR/DksA family transcriptional regulator gives MNHPELDISAVVERLEALRVALIEESQSSSGARDTVMLDQTAVGRLTRMDAMQSQAMAKAEEERRQLALRRITGALARIEKGEYGECIECGEWISKKRLDWDPLVLKCIDCAD, from the coding sequence ATGAATCATCCTGAACTCGATATATCAGCCGTCGTCGAGCGACTCGAGGCATTACGCGTGGCGCTGATCGAGGAAAGCCAATCGAGTAGCGGTGCTCGCGACACCGTAATGCTCGACCAGACCGCGGTCGGGCGGTTGACACGCATGGACGCCATGCAGAGTCAGGCCATGGCCAAGGCTGAGGAGGAGCGCCGACAGCTGGCTTTACGGCGCATAACCGGGGCATTGGCTCGAATCGAAAAAGGTGAATACGGCGAATGTATCGAATGTGGAGAGTGGATCAGCAAGAAGCGCCTGGATTGGGATCCATTGGTTCTTAAATGCATCGACTGTGCCGACTGA
- a CDS encoding GntR family transcriptional regulator: MSSIWQEEIAAETRAGGRISDRFIVDKVRKAVLTQRLPPGTRLPEVALGDIFGVSRSVVRKALTRLAADYVVTQQPNQVARVRAPSIEETRETFAARRLVEGEVAALLAGRLDDEQLATVASLVEREAEAHACGDEPARIEHSLAIHHLLAERSPNRVLGAMLTDLILRTSIVIALYKRAGLASCYLAEDHPALLTHLRTGDGEAARRCIHDHLQALENLLDLSTRETRIDLMAILGQREGVTE; encoded by the coding sequence ATGAGCAGTATCTGGCAGGAGGAGATTGCCGCGGAGACGCGCGCAGGCGGGCGCATCAGCGACCGCTTCATCGTCGACAAGGTGCGCAAGGCGGTGCTGACCCAGCGTCTGCCGCCGGGTACGCGCCTGCCGGAAGTGGCCCTGGGCGACATCTTCGGCGTCAGCCGCTCGGTGGTGCGCAAGGCTCTGACACGGCTGGCCGCCGACTACGTGGTCACCCAGCAGCCCAATCAGGTGGCACGGGTCAGGGCGCCCAGCATCGAGGAGACCCGCGAAACCTTCGCCGCCCGCCGGCTGGTGGAAGGGGAGGTGGCCGCACTGTTGGCGGGTCGGCTCGATGACGAGCAGCTGGCGACCGTTGCTTCCCTGGTCGAGCGCGAGGCCGAAGCCCACGCGTGCGGCGACGAACCGGCTCGAATCGAGCACTCCCTGGCCATTCATCACCTCCTGGCTGAACGCTCCCCCAACCGGGTGCTGGGCGCCATGCTCACCGATCTCATCCTGCGCACTTCCATCGTCATCGCGCTTTACAAGCGTGCCGGCCTGGCCAGCTGCTACCTGGCCGAGGATCACCCGGCACTGCTGACACACTTGCGGACCGGCGACGGCGAGGCGGCCCGGCGCTGCATACACGATCACCTCCAGGCGCTCGAGAACCTGCTCGACCTCAGCACCCGGGAGACACGGATCGACCTCATGGCCATTCTCGGTCAGCGGGAGGGAGTCACCGAATAA
- a CDS encoding MFS transporter: MPALTESVMGYRTLLRDHRGLLGISFLAMFTSSLGQSFFIGLFQVPISQQLELTAGQFGTAYALVTLVAGFAMLRLGPSIDWVSPRRFAVIVLVTLASGVLLLTLSPWWGLGVLGLGLVRLCGQGMMTHLGNTLAGREFTTLRGRALGLVGMGMMLGETLLPPLMAALLVFLGWRELWWLFALVLAGLWVPLLLRGPWPKAPGQRPVAGQPSRGPRPFRDPTFWKLLPLLMTLPVTMTGIFIYQAVMTHELGSSLGVYALALAGMGLAKLPGALLGGRWVDRLGPVRLARLYLLPFAVALLIAIIFGGHLGVWALMVGGGLAIGSQESIATSLLVRIWGAEHLGTVRATLSACMVFATGLAPAVLGFALDLGADFTSILAGMLAFLVGGWWLAQGVLASQATRAV, encoded by the coding sequence ATGCCAGCACTAACGGAGAGCGTCATGGGCTACCGGACTCTATTGAGAGACCATCGCGGCCTGCTCGGCATATCCTTCCTGGCGATGTTCACCTCGAGCCTGGGCCAGAGCTTCTTCATCGGCCTGTTCCAGGTACCGATCAGCCAGCAATTGGAGCTTACAGCGGGCCAGTTCGGCACCGCTTATGCCTTGGTGACCCTGGTCGCCGGCTTCGCCATGTTGCGTCTGGGTCCCAGTATCGACTGGGTCTCACCGCGGCGCTTCGCCGTGATCGTGCTGGTTACCCTGGCCAGCGGCGTGTTGCTGCTCACCCTGTCGCCCTGGTGGGGCCTGGGCGTGCTGGGGCTCGGCCTGGTCCGACTTTGCGGCCAGGGTATGATGACCCACCTCGGCAACACCCTGGCCGGGCGGGAATTCACCACGCTGCGTGGTCGCGCCCTGGGACTGGTGGGCATGGGCATGATGCTCGGGGAAACCCTGCTGCCCCCATTGATGGCGGCACTGCTGGTCTTCCTGGGCTGGCGGGAATTATGGTGGCTCTTCGCGCTGGTGCTGGCCGGGCTCTGGGTACCTCTGCTGCTTCGCGGCCCCTGGCCGAAGGCGCCGGGCCAACGTCCGGTGGCCGGCCAGCCCAGCCGTGGACCCCGACCCTTTCGCGACCCTACCTTCTGGAAGCTGTTGCCTCTGTTGATGACACTGCCGGTCACCATGACCGGCATCTTCATCTACCAGGCGGTCATGACACACGAGCTAGGCAGCAGCCTTGGAGTCTATGCCCTGGCACTCGCGGGCATGGGGCTGGCCAAGCTGCCCGGCGCCCTGCTCGGCGGCCGCTGGGTCGACAGGCTGGGTCCGGTTCGCCTGGCCAGGCTCTATCTACTGCCCTTCGCCGTGGCGCTGCTCATTGCGATCATATTCGGTGGGCACCTCGGGGTGTGGGCGCTGATGGTCGGCGGCGGGCTTGCCATTGGCTCGCAGGAGTCTATCGCCACCAGCCTGCTGGTGCGGATCTGGGGAGCCGAACACCTGGGTACCGTTCGGGCAACGCTGAGTGCCTGCATGGTATTTGCTACCGGCCTGGCACCCGCTGTGCTCGGCTTCGCACTGGACCTGGGCGCCGATTTCACGTCGATTCTCGCCGGCATGCTGGCGTTTCTGGTCGGTGGGTGGTGGCTGGCCCAGGGCGTGTTGGCTAGCCAGGCCACACGGGCTGTCTGA
- a CDS encoding bifunctional 4-hydroxy-2-oxoglutarate aldolase/2-dehydro-3-deoxy-phosphogluconate aldolase has translation MTIEKQLPSTRTTELDSICLKAEVIPVLSIERLEDAVPLGRALVEGGLTVLEVTLRTDCALEAIRRLREALPQASIGVGTVLTPAQYRQAEQAGADFVVTPGTTEALYRYGVTSPVPMLPGVATVSELMTGWQYGYRRFKFFPAEASGGVKALKSFAGPIPEARFCPTGGIGVNNAEDYLALKNVMCVGGSWLTPKSLIDAEDWDAIRSLAREAAERFHH, from the coding sequence ATGACCATCGAGAAACAGCTTCCCTCCACCAGAACCACCGAGCTCGACAGCATATGCCTCAAGGCGGAGGTCATTCCGGTGCTCTCTATCGAGAGACTGGAAGATGCTGTTCCCCTCGGGCGTGCCCTGGTGGAGGGCGGCTTGACCGTCTTGGAGGTGACGCTGCGCACCGACTGTGCTCTGGAGGCGATCCGGCGTCTGCGCGAGGCGCTGCCCCAGGCAAGTATCGGTGTTGGTACCGTGCTGACCCCTGCGCAATATCGTCAGGCCGAGCAGGCTGGCGCAGATTTCGTAGTGACCCCGGGGACCACCGAGGCGCTCTACCGCTACGGCGTGACCAGCCCGGTTCCCATGCTGCCCGGCGTTGCCACCGTGTCCGAACTGATGACTGGCTGGCAGTACGGATACCGCCGTTTCAAGTTCTTCCCCGCGGAAGCCAGTGGGGGTGTCAAGGCGCTCAAGTCCTTCGCCGGCCCGATTCCCGAAGCGCGGTTCTGCCCTACGGGAGGGATCGGCGTCAACAACGCCGAGGACTACCTGGCCTTGAAGAACGTGATGTGCGTCGGCGGCTCCTGGCTGACGCCCAAGTCGCTGATCGATGCCGAGGACTGGGATGCCATCCGCTCTCTGGCCCGTGAAGCCGCCGAACGCTTCCACCACTGA
- a CDS encoding universal stress protein, with amino-acid sequence MTDQVMAAIDGSQFSEGVCDYAAWASLALEAPLTFLHVVDNHPQTAEVDLSGNIGLGSREHLLEELSQLDERRAKVAQEQGRLMLNAAKERALEAGVTEPMTRQRNGTLVETLVELENEIRLLVVGKRGETAHQASEHLGSNLERVVRTLHRPILMVPDGFKKPEQVMIAFDGSKTTRKGVEMIAKSPLFQGTPCHVVIVGAETGDNRSQLDWALKTLRDAGHQAEGAIRAGEVEETLRTYKQEHAIDMLVMGAYGHSRIRHLLVGSTTTAMLRRASVPVLLLR; translated from the coding sequence ATGACAGATCAGGTAATGGCCGCCATCGACGGCTCGCAGTTCTCCGAGGGGGTGTGTGACTACGCCGCCTGGGCCAGCCTGGCGCTTGAAGCGCCGCTGACCTTCTTGCACGTGGTGGATAATCACCCCCAGACCGCCGAGGTGGATCTGTCCGGTAATATCGGGCTGGGTTCCCGCGAACACCTGCTCGAAGAGCTATCTCAGTTGGATGAGCGTCGCGCCAAAGTCGCCCAGGAGCAGGGTCGGCTGATGCTAAATGCGGCAAAGGAGCGAGCCCTTGAGGCTGGCGTGACAGAACCCATGACGCGCCAGCGCAACGGCACCCTGGTCGAGACCCTGGTTGAGCTTGAGAACGAGATTCGCCTGCTTGTGGTAGGCAAGCGTGGTGAGACCGCGCATCAAGCCAGTGAGCACCTGGGTTCCAACCTGGAGCGGGTGGTGCGTACCCTGCACCGCCCCATCCTGATGGTACCGGACGGCTTCAAGAAGCCAGAACAGGTAATGATCGCCTTCGACGGCAGCAAGACCACCCGCAAGGGGGTGGAAATGATCGCCAAGAGTCCTCTGTTCCAGGGCACTCCCTGCCATGTGGTGATTGTCGGCGCCGAGACCGGTGACAACCGCTCCCAGCTCGACTGGGCACTGAAGACGCTGCGCGATGCCGGTCACCAGGCCGAAGGGGCGATTCGTGCCGGCGAGGTGGAGGAGACCCTGCGCACCTATAAACAGGAGCATGCCATCGACATGCTGGTGATGGGCGCCTACGGCCACTCGCGTATCCGCCACCTGCTGGTGGGCAGTACCACCACGGCGATGCTGCGACGGGCCAGCGTGCCGGTACTGCTGCTGCGCTGA
- the modB gene encoding molybdate ABC transporter permease subunit, translated as MDWTALSVSLRLAAMTCLLLVPLGLWLGRALARARFRGKSLCEALVALPLVMPPTVLGFYLMMSFGRDAPFGAFWHRLTGEGLNFTFTGILLASLVASLPFAVQPIQRAFEAIPANLSEAAWCSGLSPWQTFLRIELPLVWPGVISALALTFAHTLGEFGVILMVGGAIDGETRTLSIAIYDRVQAFDETGAGIMSAMLLLVSFLTIGVVYGLAGRRRWRHA; from the coding sequence ATGGACTGGACGGCCCTCTCGGTCTCCCTGCGACTGGCGGCGATGACCTGTCTGCTGCTGGTCCCGTTGGGGCTCTGGCTGGGACGTGCCCTGGCAAGAGCGCGCTTTCGCGGCAAGTCGCTGTGCGAGGCGCTGGTAGCGCTGCCGCTGGTCATGCCACCCACGGTGCTGGGTTTTTACCTGATGATGAGCTTCGGTCGCGACGCCCCGTTCGGCGCTTTCTGGCATCGGCTGACCGGGGAGGGGCTCAACTTCACCTTTACCGGTATTCTGCTGGCCTCACTGGTGGCCAGCCTGCCCTTTGCCGTGCAGCCGATCCAGCGTGCCTTCGAGGCGATACCCGCCAACCTGAGCGAGGCGGCCTGGTGCAGCGGGCTGTCTCCCTGGCAGACCTTCCTGCGTATCGAGCTCCCGCTGGTGTGGCCCGGCGTGATCTCTGCCCTGGCGCTGACCTTCGCCCATACCCTGGGCGAGTTCGGCGTGATTCTGATGGTGGGCGGCGCTATCGACGGCGAGACCCGCACTCTGTCCATCGCCATCTACGATCGGGTTCAGGCCTTCGACGAGACCGGCGCAGGCATCATGTCGGCCATGCTGCTGCTGGTGTCGTTCCTGACCATCGGTGTGGTCTACGGGCTGGCGGGGCGGCGGAGGTGGCGTCATGCCTGA
- the zwf gene encoding glucose-6-phosphate dehydrogenase, translating into MNSHKRLEEDSRAVIDLALFGALGDLSLRKLYPALYHLDREGLLHEDTRILGLARQQLKIDDFRKRVTEALQEHVKSSELDRDALKRFTARLDYLHLDFGTAEGYQAIAEWRTAVRHETTICPLVVYLAVPASLYGDICQHLQGSGSLDELSRVVVEKPIGYDYETSCEINDAIGSVFPESRIYRIDHYLGKETVQNLIALRFANPLFGTQWNQNHVSHVEITVAEQVGIEGRWGYFDKAGQLRDMVQNHLLQLVCLIAMDPPANLDADAIRDEKVKVLKALEPFSENSLGRDVVRGQYIAGSIEGQSLPGYLEEEGANRESETETFVAMKTGVANWRWAGVPFYLRTGKRMPEKLSQIVIHFRQQPHYIFDPDQRNLAANKLVIRLQPDEGIALEVLTKDSGLDKGMRLRRGPLHLDFGSAFPKTRIPDAYERLLLEVMKGQQYLFVRRDEVEHAWHWCDSLIAAWKALGDPPRRYPAGSWGPVASIAMITQDGRSWYEDY; encoded by the coding sequence ATGAACTCACATAAGCGGCTGGAAGAAGACAGCCGGGCGGTTATCGACCTGGCGCTCTTCGGTGCCTTGGGCGACCTGTCGCTGCGTAAGCTCTACCCCGCGCTCTACCATCTGGATCGGGAAGGCCTGCTGCACGAGGACACTCGCATTCTCGGGTTGGCACGCCAGCAACTCAAGATCGACGACTTCCGCAAGCGAGTCACCGAGGCCTTGCAGGAGCATGTCAAGAGCAGCGAATTGGATCGCGACGCACTCAAGCGCTTCACGGCGCGACTAGACTATCTACACTTAGATTTCGGGACTGCCGAAGGCTATCAGGCCATCGCCGAGTGGCGAACGGCCGTGCGTCACGAGACCACGATATGTCCACTGGTGGTGTATCTGGCGGTGCCGGCCAGCCTCTATGGAGATATCTGCCAGCATCTTCAGGGCAGTGGTAGCCTCGATGAGCTGTCACGGGTGGTGGTTGAAAAGCCGATTGGCTACGACTACGAGACCTCCTGCGAGATCAACGATGCCATCGGTTCTGTGTTTCCCGAGTCGCGTATCTATCGCATCGATCACTACCTGGGCAAGGAGACGGTTCAGAACCTGATTGCCCTGCGCTTCGCCAATCCCCTGTTCGGCACCCAGTGGAATCAGAATCATGTTTCGCACGTCGAGATAACCGTGGCGGAACAAGTCGGCATCGAAGGCCGCTGGGGCTATTTCGACAAGGCGGGGCAACTGCGCGACATGGTGCAGAACCACCTGTTGCAACTGGTCTGCCTGATTGCCATGGACCCACCGGCCAACCTGGACGCCGATGCTATCCGCGATGAAAAAGTCAAGGTGCTCAAGGCGCTGGAGCCTTTTAGCGAGAATTCCCTGGGGCGCGACGTGGTGCGTGGCCAGTACATCGCGGGTTCCATCGAGGGCCAAAGTTTGCCCGGGTATCTGGAGGAAGAGGGTGCCAACCGCGAGAGCGAGACCGAGACATTCGTGGCAATGAAGACGGGCGTCGCCAACTGGCGCTGGGCCGGCGTGCCCTTCTACCTGCGTACCGGCAAGCGCATGCCGGAGAAGCTGTCCCAGATCGTCATACACTTTCGCCAGCAGCCGCACTATATCTTCGATCCTGACCAGCGCAACCTGGCCGCCAACAAGCTTGTCATCCGGCTGCAGCCCGACGAGGGTATCGCCCTGGAAGTGCTGACCAAAGATAGCGGCCTGGACAAGGGTATGCGGCTGCGTCGGGGGCCGCTGCACCTGGATTTCGGCAGCGCCTTTCCCAAGACGCGCATTCCTGATGCCTATGAGCGACTGCTGCTCGAGGTGATGAAGGGACAACAGTACCTCTTCGTGCGGCGTGATGAAGTCGAGCACGCCTGGCACTGGTGCGATAGCCTGATTGCGGCGTGGAAGGCTCTGGGCGATCCCCCCAGGCGCTACCCTGCAGGCTCCTGGGGGCCGGTGGCTTCCATTGCCATGATCACTCAGGATGGACGCAGCTGGTATGAGGACTACTGA
- a CDS encoding MurR/RpiR family transcriptional regulator, with protein sequence MANHDLLQRIRQRLEELNRSERKVADVILADPTRATGLSIASLAQAASVSEPTVNRFCRSFDAKGYPDFKIKLAQSLAGGTPYVSQAVEPGDAATEYTSKIFGATIAALDEASRELDPARIERVVDYLIQAKQIHFFGLGASGAVAQDAQHKFFRFNLPVTSYVDVLMQRMVAAACHTGDVVVVISWTGRTRELVDIARLARESGAVVLGITAPGSPLARECTETLEVATPEDTDVYMPMTSRMIQLTLIDVLATGVTLRRGEDFLPHLKKIKDSLLETRYPVG encoded by the coding sequence ATGGCAAATCACGACCTGCTCCAGCGTATTCGCCAACGCCTCGAAGAGTTGAATCGCTCCGAGCGCAAGGTCGCAGACGTCATTCTAGCGGACCCGACCCGGGCTACCGGCTTGAGTATCGCCAGCCTGGCGCAGGCGGCCTCGGTCAGCGAACCCACCGTCAATCGGTTCTGTCGCAGCTTCGATGCCAAGGGCTACCCGGACTTCAAGATCAAGCTAGCCCAGAGCCTGGCAGGGGGCACGCCCTATGTCAGTCAGGCGGTGGAGCCTGGCGACGCCGCTACTGAGTACACGAGCAAGATATTTGGCGCCACGATTGCCGCACTGGACGAAGCCAGCCGCGAACTGGACCCCGCACGCATCGAGCGGGTAGTGGATTATCTGATCCAGGCCAAGCAGATCCACTTCTTCGGCCTAGGCGCGTCGGGAGCGGTGGCACAGGATGCCCAGCACAAGTTCTTTCGCTTCAACCTGCCCGTCACGTCCTACGTGGACGTGCTGATGCAGCGCATGGTGGCCGCCGCCTGCCATACCGGCGATGTAGTCGTAGTGATTTCCTGGACCGGCCGCACCCGCGAACTGGTAGACATCGCCCGCCTGGCCCGAGAGAGTGGCGCCGTGGTATTGGGTATCACCGCACCCGGCTCGCCGCTGGCCAGGGAATGCACCGAAACACTTGAGGTCGCCACGCCCGAGGACACCGACGTCTACATGCCGATGACATCGCGGATGATCCAACTCACCCTCATCGATGTCCTGGCCACCGGTGTCACCCTGCGACGCGGCGAAGACTTCCTGCCACACCTGAAGAAGATAAAGGACAGCCTGCTGGAAACGCGCTACCCGGTCGGCTAA
- the pgl gene encoding 6-phosphogluconolactonase, which yields MPISDAKPRDQLAEQLAEATAEALRQDLAQQERVLLVVSGGSTPVPFFQAMASRDLPWARIDVTLADERWVPVDAEASNARLVREYLLVGPASAANFISLTTDDETPEQGVEAVARRIEALSWPASLVVLGMGGDGHTASLFPDSRELELALSTAEPVVAVRSPSQPQARITLSADRLHQARRHVLHITGGDKRSVLARALGGDDLRELPIRAFLSCPLAVYWAP from the coding sequence ATGCCGATTTCGGATGCCAAACCCCGTGATCAACTCGCCGAGCAGCTTGCCGAAGCAACGGCTGAGGCCTTGAGGCAGGATCTGGCCCAGCAGGAGCGTGTCCTGCTGGTAGTCTCTGGCGGGTCTACGCCGGTGCCTTTCTTCCAGGCCATGGCCTCGCGGGACCTTCCCTGGGCGCGCATTGACGTGACTCTGGCCGATGAACGCTGGGTTCCCGTGGACGCCGAAGCGAGCAATGCTCGTCTGGTAAGGGAATATCTACTGGTAGGGCCAGCCTCCGCGGCCAATTTCATTTCACTGACCACCGATGACGAGACGCCGGAGCAAGGCGTCGAGGCGGTGGCCCGGCGTATCGAAGCGTTGAGCTGGCCGGCGAGCCTGGTAGTGCTAGGCATGGGCGGAGATGGCCATACGGCATCGCTGTTTCCCGATAGCCGTGAGCTGGAGCTGGCACTCTCTACTGCGGAGCCCGTTGTCGCGGTGCGCTCACCGAGCCAGCCCCAGGCGCGCATTACCCTCAGCGCCGATCGGCTGCACCAGGCCCGCCGCCATGTCCTGCACATCACGGGGGGCGACAAGCGCAGCGTTCTGGCCCGTGCGCTGGGCGGCGACGACCTTCGCGAACTTCCCATTCGTGCCTTTCTGTCCTGTCCGCTGGCCGTTTACTGGGCCCCCTGA
- a CDS encoding RidA family protein, giving the protein MTIVRHDTKARMSRAVIHNGIAYLCGQVAGPEARQGDITAQTESMLARVDELLKEINSDREHLLTATIYLKDGHDFAAMNAVWDAWVPTGHAPARTCVCAPLPAEELKVEITVTALVVTDSP; this is encoded by the coding sequence ATGACCATCGTTCGCCATGACACCAAGGCTCGCATGAGCCGCGCCGTGATCCACAACGGCATCGCCTACCTCTGCGGTCAGGTCGCGGGGCCCGAGGCGCGCCAGGGGGATATCACCGCCCAGACCGAAAGCATGCTCGCCCGGGTCGATGAGCTCCTCAAGGAGATCAACTCCGACCGGGAGCACCTGCTGACGGCCACCATTTATCTAAAGGATGGCCACGATTTCGCTGCCATGAACGCGGTATGGGATGCCTGGGTGCCCACCGGTCACGCCCCCGCCCGCACCTGCGTCTGTGCTCCCCTGCCTGCCGAGGAGTTGAAGGTAGAGATCACCGTTACCGCCCTGGTCGTTACCGATAGCCCCTGA
- a CDS encoding ABC transporter ATP-binding protein — protein sequence MPDWPGSSPASPGGGRLTVSLHQAGPIPLAAEFACEPGELLALVGPSGSGKTTLLRAIAGLYRPAEGRIDCGGETWLDTSPGIVRRPQARRVGVVFQDYALFPHLNARDNVKVALGHLEPGRRSACADEWLGRMRLEGLAGRYPSQLSGGQRQRVALARALAREPRALLLDEPFSAVDQVTRRRLQRELALLREQIHIPILLVTHDLDEAVALADRICVLHGGRTLQTDVPERLFRHPASAEVARLLDRHNIFEGRVVEAGGQRRLQWGPWLLQVGNGLEDFAINQRVAWYLPDSDVVLHRRDRPSRGDRENPVTGHVGEMVVLGGVTSLTLVFDHGPETLRFDIATHAARRNGLARGERVRVSLLAGGIHLLPRNPNE from the coding sequence ATGCCTGATTGGCCCGGCAGTTCCCCGGCCTCGCCAGGGGGGGGCAGGCTGACGGTATCGCTGCACCAGGCCGGGCCGATTCCCCTGGCCGCCGAATTCGCCTGTGAACCGGGAGAGCTGCTGGCGCTGGTAGGCCCCTCCGGCAGCGGCAAGACGACCCTGCTGCGTGCCATTGCCGGCCTTTACCGGCCGGCAGAAGGGCGCATCGACTGCGGTGGCGAGACCTGGCTGGATACCTCCCCGGGCATTGTCCGCCGGCCCCAGGCGCGTCGGGTGGGTGTCGTCTTTCAGGACTATGCGCTCTTCCCCCACCTGAATGCCCGTGACAACGTCAAGGTGGCGCTGGGCCATCTCGAGCCCGGCCGGCGCAGCGCCTGTGCCGACGAGTGGCTGGGCCGGATGCGCCTGGAGGGGCTGGCCGGGCGCTATCCGTCCCAGCTTTCCGGTGGCCAGCGCCAGCGGGTGGCGTTGGCCCGGGCGTTGGCGCGCGAGCCCCGGGCGCTGTTGCTGGATGAGCCCTTCTCGGCGGTGGACCAGGTGACACGGCGTCGCCTGCAGCGTGAGCTGGCCCTGCTGCGCGAGCAGATCCATATTCCGATCCTGCTGGTGACCCATGACCTGGACGAGGCGGTGGCACTGGCGGACCGGATCTGCGTGCTTCACGGTGGCCGCACGCTACAGACCGATGTTCCCGAGAGACTGTTTCGCCACCCGGCCAGTGCCGAGGTGGCGCGTCTGCTGGATAGGCATAACATCTTCGAAGGCCGAGTCGTGGAAGCCGGTGGCCAGCGGCGGCTGCAGTGGGGGCCATGGCTGCTGCAGGTGGGCAATGGGCTGGAGGATTTCGCTATCAATCAGCGGGTCGCCTGGTACCTGCCAGATTCCGATGTGGTGCTGCACCGTCGCGACCGCCCATCGCGTGGAGACAGGGAGAATCCGGTGACTGGGCATGTTGGTGAAATGGTTGTGCTGGGTGGGGTGACGTCCCTTACGCTGGTATTCGACCACGGCCCCGAGACATTGCGCTTCGATATTGCCACTCATGCGGCCCGGCGCAATGGGCTGGCCCGTGGCGAACGGGTGCGGGTGTCCCTGCTCGCCGGAGGGATTCACCTGCTGCCCCGAAACCCTAATGAGTGA
- a CDS encoding DUF192 domain-containing protein, producing the protein MRPLQWSALSIRTSLLLLLLVAAAMLAWRWPAVAESTTLERQPVRIVADGEVFRLEVEMARTADERRTGLMDRDSLAPDAGMLFLYDRIQPPQSGFWMYRTRIPLDIAFIDARGRIATIHTMEPCLSDNPRECPATLAGAPYQAALEVNAGYFAEHGIEAGACVVWPGLTSGCSAAD; encoded by the coding sequence ATGAGACCACTTCAATGGTCGGCGCTCTCGATTCGCACGAGCCTGCTGTTGCTTCTGCTGGTAGCGGCGGCCATGCTGGCCTGGCGCTGGCCAGCCGTGGCCGAGTCGACGACGCTGGAGCGCCAGCCTGTGCGGATCGTGGCCGACGGCGAGGTCTTTCGGCTCGAGGTGGAGATGGCGCGAACAGCGGACGAGCGCCGCACCGGACTGATGGACCGTGACTCGCTGGCGCCCGACGCGGGCATGCTGTTTCTTTATGACCGGATTCAGCCCCCACAGAGCGGCTTCTGGATGTATCGCACCCGTATACCGCTGGACATCGCCTTCATCGACGCCCGGGGCCGTATTGCAACGATACATACCATGGAACCCTGTTTATCGGATAATCCCCGGGAGTGCCCGGCGACACTGGCCGGTGCCCCCTATCAGGCTGCGCTCGAGGTGAATGCCGGTTATTTCGCCGAGCATGGCATCGAAGCGGGCGCCTGCGTGGTCTGGCCCGGCCTTACGAGTGGCTGCTCAGCGGCCGACTAA
- the modA gene encoding molybdate ABC transporter substrate-binding protein, producing the protein MNALLRWGLAAWLVLSFSSAQAGVPTVAAASDLQFALAEAARRFEADTGQRLRLNFGSSGNFRRQIAQGAPFELYLSADEAYVHALHAEGHTEDAGVVYAIGRLAWLQRAGRNDLPSSDEPLAAVREALAMHAQGEARPRIALANPDHAPYGVAAKQALEHAGLWSESASLRILGENVSQAAQFALSDDARGGLVAWSLALAPELAERSEFVLIPEEWHEPLVQRMALVKGAGDTARAFYHWLQQDEARDILADYGFRLPGDDVDTEAP; encoded by the coding sequence ATGAACGCACTCCTGCGCTGGGGACTTGCCGCCTGGCTGGTTCTCTCTTTCTCTTCGGCCCAGGCCGGCGTACCCACCGTTGCCGCTGCCTCGGATCTTCAATTTGCCCTTGCCGAAGCTGCCCGGCGCTTCGAGGCCGACACCGGCCAGCGGCTGCGGCTCAACTTCGGCTCTTCGGGTAACTTCCGCCGCCAGATCGCCCAGGGGGCGCCGTTCGAACTCTACCTGTCGGCCGATGAGGCCTACGTGCATGCGCTGCATGCGGAAGGGCATACCGAGGATGCCGGCGTGGTCTACGCCATCGGGCGGCTGGCCTGGCTACAGCGGGCCGGGCGCAATGACCTGCCGAGCAGCGACGAGCCACTGGCCGCGGTACGCGAGGCACTGGCGATGCATGCCCAGGGCGAGGCGCGGCCGCGCATCGCCCTGGCCAACCCCGACCATGCTCCCTACGGTGTAGCGGCCAAGCAGGCGCTGGAGCATGCCGGCCTGTGGTCGGAGAGTGCCTCCCTTAGGATACTCGGCGAGAACGTCTCCCAGGCGGCCCAGTTCGCCCTCTCCGACGACGCCCGTGGTGGCCTGGTGGCCTGGTCCCTGGCGCTGGCTCCCGAGCTCGCCGAGCGCAGCGAGTTCGTTCTGATTCCGGAGGAGTGGCATGAGCCGCTGGTACAGCGCATGGCGCTGGTCAAGGGGGCCGGCGACACCGCCCGTGCCTTCTACCACTGGCTTCAGCAGGATGAAGCGCGTGATATCCTTGCCGACTACGGCTTTCGTCTCCCCGGGGACGATGTCGATACCGAGGCGCCCTGA